Proteins found in one Lysinibacillus fusiformis genomic segment:
- the rseP gene encoding RIP metalloprotease RseP, translating into MQTAIAFILIFGMLVFFHELGHFLFAKRAGILVREFAIGMGPKIYGRTHGETMYTIRLLPIGGYVRMAGEDMDGTELQPGYRIGLIVNEDNIVKKIIFNQNNKQLPDLLFLEVERADLEKELFVEGYDEEERLVRYQVARDCVLVENGRELVIAPQDRQFNAKTVGQRAMTIFAGPLFNFILAFVIYLVIGLIHGVPTYEPIITEVVENDPAAQAGMLAGDRVTSINGQAVEKWQDLAAIVQDHPNEDIAVTVERNGQSVNLNMTVKEIQQDGEKYGQIGVRYESPREFNPIKAVVYGAQETYNMTVKIFELLGMLITGKFTIDALSGPVGIYKATEQVAQYGIMNLMNWAAMLSINLGIMNLLPLPALDGGRLLFFGFEALRGKPIDRQKEGIVHFVGIVLLMILMVVVTWNDIQRFFF; encoded by the coding sequence ATGCAAACAGCCATTGCATTTATATTAATATTTGGCATGCTCGTCTTCTTCCATGAACTTGGACATTTCTTATTCGCCAAACGTGCAGGCATTTTAGTACGTGAATTTGCTATCGGAATGGGTCCCAAAATTTATGGGAGAACACATGGAGAAACAATGTATACCATTCGATTATTACCTATCGGGGGATACGTACGTATGGCCGGCGAGGATATGGATGGCACTGAATTACAGCCGGGCTACCGAATAGGGCTTATTGTGAATGAGGATAATATTGTTAAAAAAATTATTTTCAATCAAAATAATAAGCAGTTACCAGATTTATTATTTTTAGAAGTTGAACGTGCTGATTTAGAGAAGGAGTTATTTGTAGAGGGCTATGATGAAGAAGAACGTTTAGTTCGTTATCAAGTGGCTAGAGATTGTGTTCTTGTGGAAAATGGACGTGAACTGGTCATTGCACCACAGGATCGTCAATTTAATGCAAAAACAGTTGGCCAACGAGCAATGACCATCTTTGCAGGTCCTTTGTTTAACTTTATTCTTGCGTTTGTGATTTATTTAGTGATTGGATTAATCCATGGAGTACCAACTTATGAGCCAATCATCACGGAAGTAGTAGAGAATGATCCAGCTGCACAAGCAGGGATGCTTGCAGGAGATAGAGTAACATCTATTAACGGACAAGCTGTTGAAAAATGGCAGGATTTAGCCGCTATCGTTCAAGATCATCCAAACGAAGATATTGCCGTGACAGTTGAACGAAATGGACAATCTGTGAACTTAAATATGACCGTGAAGGAAATCCAACAGGACGGTGAAAAATATGGTCAAATAGGTGTGCGCTATGAAAGCCCAAGGGAGTTTAACCCAATAAAGGCGGTTGTCTATGGAGCACAAGAAACCTATAATATGACTGTGAAAATATTTGAACTATTAGGTATGCTGATTACTGGTAAGTTCACAATCGATGCACTTTCTGGTCCTGTAGGTATTTATAAAGCAACAGAGCAAGTTGCCCAGTATGGTATTATGAACTTAATGAATTGGGCAGCAATGCTAAGTATTAACTTAGGAATTATGAACCTACTTCCATTACCAGCACTTGACGGAGGTCGTTTATTATTCTTTGGTTTTGAAGCGCTACGTGGTAAACCAATTGACCGTCAAAAAGAAGGGATTGTACATTTTGTAGGAATCGTCCTACTGATGATTTTAATGGTGGTCGTTACATGGAACGATATACAACGATTCTTCTTTTAA
- the dxr gene encoding 1-deoxy-D-xylulose-5-phosphate reductoisomerase: MKKISLLGATGSIGWQTYDILKEQRDAFQLVAFSSGKNLEKTREMIETLKPELVSVQLEEDALTLASEFPNIQFTFGAKGLVEVATHPDSTVLVNAVLGSVGLESTLAAIRMGKTIAIANKETLVTAGHLVMAEAKKYKATILPVDSEHSAIFQSMNGENPKNIERLIITASGGSFRDKTREQLKHVTVADALNHPNWSMGAKITIDSATMMNKGLEVIEAHVLFDMPYDKIDVLLHRESIIHSLVEYHDTSVIAQLGTPDMRVPIQYALSYPDRIPLHNGQRLNLAQIGQLHFQEMDFERYPALRLAYEAGRMGGTILTAMNAANEAAVAAFLQGKITFLEIDETIERVMQAHQNIAIPDLQTILHVDSETRKIVLDMVK, translated from the coding sequence GTGAAAAAAATTAGTTTATTGGGTGCTACTGGTTCAATCGGTTGGCAAACCTACGATATTTTAAAAGAACAACGTGATGCTTTTCAATTAGTGGCTTTTTCTTCAGGGAAAAACTTAGAGAAAACGCGAGAAATGATTGAAACATTAAAGCCCGAATTAGTTTCAGTGCAATTAGAAGAAGACGCACTTACGCTTGCTAGTGAGTTTCCAAATATCCAATTTACGTTTGGAGCAAAAGGACTTGTAGAGGTCGCAACACACCCAGATTCGACTGTACTAGTCAATGCCGTGCTTGGAAGTGTAGGGCTTGAATCAACATTAGCAGCCATTCGTATGGGCAAAACGATTGCTATTGCTAATAAAGAAACCCTTGTAACTGCTGGACATTTAGTGATGGCAGAGGCGAAAAAATACAAGGCAACCATTTTGCCTGTAGATAGTGAGCACTCTGCCATCTTCCAATCGATGAATGGCGAGAATCCGAAAAATATTGAACGTTTGATTATTACTGCTTCTGGTGGTAGCTTCCGTGATAAAACGCGAGAGCAATTAAAACACGTGACGGTCGCAGATGCACTTAATCATCCGAACTGGTCTATGGGTGCAAAAATTACGATAGATTCCGCTACAATGATGAATAAGGGATTAGAAGTCATTGAAGCACATGTTTTATTTGATATGCCATATGATAAAATAGATGTACTTTTGCATAGAGAAAGTATTATTCACTCTCTAGTTGAGTATCATGATACTAGTGTTATTGCTCAGCTAGGTACACCAGATATGCGTGTGCCAATCCAATATGCTTTAAGCTACCCAGATCGTATACCATTACATAATGGTCAGCGACTAAATTTAGCGCAAATTGGTCAACTACATTTTCAAGAGATGGACTTTGAGCGATACCCTGCTTTACGTTTAGCATATGAGGCTGGTCGTATGGGTGGTACCATTTTGACAGCGATGAATGCAGCAAACGAAGCAGCAGTTGCAGCCTTTTTACAAGGGAAAATCACATTCCTTGAAATTGATGAGACGATTGAGCGTGTGATGCAAGCACACCAAAACATTGCAATACCAGATTTACAAACCATATTACATGTGGATAGTGAGACAAGAAAAATAGTGTTAGACATGGTAAAATAA
- a CDS encoding proline--tRNA ligase has protein sequence MKQSKTFIPTLREVPADAEVKSHKQLLRAGFIRQNTSGVYSYLPLAKRVLTKIETIIREEMEAINSIELLMPSLQSAELWQESGRWEKYGPELMRLKDRHNRDFALGPTHEEVITTLVRDEIKSYKKLPLTLYQIQTKFRDEKRPRFGLLRGREFIMKDAYSFHASRESLDETYEDMYRAYSNIFSRLGLNYRAVIADAGSIGGKGTHEFMVLSEIGEDTIAYSDTSDYAANIEMAEVIVDYQPSDEALKEVEKVATPEQKTIEEVSAFLKVEPANVIKSLVFDVDGELVVVLARGDHEINDIKLKNALDAGSVELASEAAIKDLLGCGVGSIGPVKLPVDVKVVADQAIKSIRNGIAGANEDGFHLVNVNPERDFAVNDYLDIRFIQEGDPSPDGQGIIKFAEGIEVGHIFKLGTTYSAKMNGTFLDEQGKAQPFIMGCYGIGVSRILAAVAEHFQDDNGFTWPTQLAPYDIHVVPVNTKDEAQVALAEELYGLLKSYRYDVLLDDRPERAGVKFADADLIGLPVRVTVGKKATEGIIEVKFRQTGETFEWKKEEVIDHLNEFFRKN, from the coding sequence ATGAAGCAAAGTAAAACATTTATCCCAACGTTACGTGAAGTACCTGCTGATGCTGAAGTAAAATCACATAAGCAATTACTACGTGCAGGGTTTATTCGTCAAAATACAAGTGGGGTATACTCGTATTTACCGCTTGCAAAACGTGTGCTAACAAAAATTGAAACAATTATCCGTGAAGAAATGGAAGCTATCAACTCCATTGAGCTTCTAATGCCATCCCTACAATCTGCTGAGCTATGGCAGGAGTCAGGTCGCTGGGAAAAATACGGGCCAGAATTAATGCGTTTAAAAGACCGTCATAACCGTGATTTTGCATTAGGACCAACACATGAAGAAGTCATTACTACTTTAGTACGTGATGAAATTAAATCATACAAAAAATTACCGTTAACATTGTATCAAATTCAAACAAAATTCCGTGATGAAAAACGTCCTCGCTTTGGCTTACTACGAGGAAGAGAATTTATCATGAAAGATGCTTATTCTTTCCATGCGTCACGTGAAAGTTTAGATGAAACATATGAAGATATGTACCGTGCTTATTCTAATATTTTCTCCCGCCTTGGCTTAAACTACCGCGCCGTTATTGCAGATGCAGGTTCAATTGGCGGTAAAGGTACACATGAATTTATGGTGCTTTCTGAAATCGGTGAAGATACAATTGCATACTCGGATACTTCGGACTATGCAGCAAACATCGAAATGGCTGAAGTCATCGTTGACTATCAACCATCTGATGAAGCTTTAAAAGAAGTGGAAAAAGTAGCAACACCAGAACAAAAAACGATTGAAGAAGTTTCAGCATTCTTAAAAGTAGAGCCAGCCAATGTCATCAAATCTTTAGTTTTTGATGTAGATGGTGAGCTTGTTGTAGTCCTAGCACGTGGGGATCATGAAATTAATGATATCAAATTGAAAAATGCACTTGATGCAGGGTCAGTGGAACTTGCTAGTGAAGCAGCAATTAAAGATTTATTAGGCTGTGGCGTTGGTTCAATTGGTCCAGTGAAACTACCAGTAGACGTAAAAGTAGTAGCAGACCAAGCAATTAAATCCATCCGTAATGGTATTGCAGGTGCTAACGAAGATGGATTCCATTTAGTCAATGTTAACCCAGAGCGTGATTTTGCAGTTAATGACTATTTAGATATTCGTTTTATTCAAGAGGGAGATCCTTCTCCTGATGGACAAGGTATCATTAAATTTGCAGAAGGTATCGAGGTTGGTCATATTTTTAAATTAGGTACTACATATTCTGCTAAAATGAATGGTACTTTCTTAGATGAGCAAGGAAAGGCTCAACCATTTATTATGGGTTGCTATGGTATTGGTGTATCTCGTATTCTAGCTGCTGTAGCTGAGCACTTCCAAGATGACAATGGCTTTACATGGCCAACACAATTAGCGCCATATGATATTCATGTTGTGCCCGTTAACACAAAAGATGAGGCGCAAGTGGCATTAGCAGAGGAGCTTTATGGCTTATTAAAATCATACCGTTATGATGTGCTATTAGATGATCGTCCTGAACGTGCAGGTGTAAAATTCGCGGACGCTGATTTAATTGGTTTACCTGTTCGAGTAACTGTCGGTAAAAAAGCAACAGAGGGTATTATAGAGGTGAAATTCCGTCAAACGGGTGAAACATTTGAATGGAAAAAAGAAGAAGTCATTGATCACCTTAACGAATTTTTCCGTAAAAACTAA
- a CDS encoding phosphatidate cytidylyltransferase, with protein MKQRIITAIIAAALFIPFVIYGKVPFTILVLAMAIVGFYEILKMKGISIFSVPGFLGLVTLILLVIPKDWSEQVVELIGYSSNLMVVYGLMMLLLIYVVLVKNKITFDEVGFILLGAFYVGLGFHYLIETRNVGLEYVVYCLLVVWTTDSGAYFVGRKLGKNKLWPEISPKKTIEGFIGGIVIAVIFAVGMQLIYPFANGYISLVFVTIFASIIGQMGDLVESAIKRHFDVKDSGNILPGHGGILDRFDSLLFVVPLLHFLHLFGN; from the coding sequence TTGAAACAACGTATTATCACGGCAATAATCGCAGCAGCACTTTTTATTCCGTTCGTTATTTATGGCAAAGTACCGTTTACCATACTTGTGCTTGCAATGGCTATTGTCGGTTTTTATGAAATATTAAAAATGAAAGGTATTTCCATTTTTTCTGTGCCTGGCTTCTTAGGGCTGGTCACGTTAATTTTACTTGTTATCCCGAAGGACTGGAGTGAACAGGTTGTAGAATTAATAGGCTACTCGTCTAATCTAATGGTAGTCTATGGTCTCATGATGCTACTTCTTATTTACGTGGTTTTAGTGAAAAATAAAATAACTTTTGATGAAGTTGGTTTTATTTTATTAGGTGCATTTTATGTGGGATTAGGATTCCATTATTTAATTGAAACAAGAAATGTTGGATTAGAGTATGTTGTTTATTGCTTATTGGTGGTTTGGACAACAGATTCCGGTGCTTATTTTGTAGGCAGAAAATTAGGGAAAAATAAGTTATGGCCAGAAATCTCACCAAAGAAAACGATTGAGGGTTTTATAGGTGGAATTGTCATTGCTGTCATTTTTGCAGTTGGTATGCAACTCATTTACCCATTCGCAAATGGTTATATATCACTTGTTTTTGTAACGATTTTTGCCTCAATCATTGGTCAAATGGGCGATTTGGTAGAGTCCGCTATTAAACGTCATTTTGATGTAAAAGATTCGGGCAATATTTTACCAGGGCATGGCGGGATTTTAGATCGCTTTGATAGTCTATTATTTGTCGTGCCACTACTTCATTTTCTACATTTATTTGGTAATTAA
- a CDS encoding isoprenyl transferase codes for MFKKLLGKQINMDTLSLEERVALTKSEPIPAHVAIIMDGNGRWAKKRAMPRVAGHHEGMKTVRKVTRFASDLGIKVLTVYAFSTENWKRPKPEVDFLMRLPVEFLGSFLPEMMERNVRVEMIGDPSLLPAHTQKALYEAMEETKHNTGLILNFALNYGSRSEMVNAMKRMLQKVQDGQLTMQDITEDCLTSHLMTAHLPEPDLLIRTSGEVRLSNFMLWQLAYTEFWFTDTLWPDFSEETLLEAVENYQKRNRRYGGLKGEETT; via the coding sequence ATGTTTAAAAAGCTATTAGGTAAACAAATAAATATGGATACACTATCATTGGAGGAGCGTGTGGCCCTAACTAAAAGCGAGCCGATTCCTGCCCATGTAGCGATTATTATGGACGGAAATGGACGTTGGGCGAAGAAACGAGCTATGCCACGTGTTGCTGGTCATCATGAAGGAATGAAGACGGTACGTAAGGTAACGAGATTTGCGTCAGACTTAGGTATTAAAGTCTTAACTGTCTATGCATTTTCCACTGAAAATTGGAAGCGACCAAAACCTGAGGTTGATTTTCTGATGCGGCTACCTGTTGAATTTCTAGGTTCTTTTTTACCAGAAATGATGGAGCGTAATGTACGTGTCGAAATGATTGGTGACCCCTCTTTATTACCTGCCCATACACAAAAAGCGTTGTATGAGGCAATGGAAGAAACGAAGCATAATACAGGGCTTATTTTAAATTTTGCGTTGAATTATGGTAGTCGTTCTGAAATGGTCAATGCCATGAAGAGGATGCTTCAGAAAGTGCAGGACGGTCAATTAACGATGCAAGACATAACAGAAGATTGCTTAACATCTCATTTAATGACGGCCCATTTACCTGAGCCAGATCTTTTAATTCGTACAAGTGGTGAAGTGCGATTAAGTAACTTTATGCTATGGCAGCTCGCCTATACAGAATTTTGGTTTACAGATACATTGTGGCCAGATTTTAGTGAGGAAACCTTACTGGAAGCGGTGGAAAACTATCAGAAACGTAATCGCCGTTACGGTGGGTTGAAGGGAGAAGAAACAACTTGA